The following are encoded together in the Streptomyces flavofungini genome:
- a CDS encoding serine/threonine-protein kinase has translation MSLRSGDPEEIGGYPVEARLGSGGMGTVFLGRTASGRPVAIKLIHQQFADDDEFRIRFRQEVAAARRVSGAFTAAVVDADPEGPHPWMATSYIEGPTLAQRIARRGPIGGAELRSLAIGLAEALRDIHRADVVHRDLKPSNVVLSPEGPRVIDFGISRAADQQTLTMTGRVIGTPPFMSPEQLQNPRGVGPSSDVFSLATLLVYASTGQGPFDADSPYMTAYQVVHEPPALGDVPHALRTAVEPCLTKDPAARPSVDELLVRLRDLPADLEVASGGGRTRDTRTQHHLSRDTGGGRDTGRGHDTRGSHDTSGASSGAPSGTASEKASGAGAGTDGAHAAPSPALTRPRRRWRPVLAAVAAIAVLGVGLALVSRSDDSSDAKQDDKGRNVAATSPALPDGFRPWRQSVPAGTAKIPDEVRCLPHGDSVYCGGGGSVATRVRVADGKRLWTVGGPGVPVQDTSLAGLADSGRTVVGYRFAAEGSGPDEVVALDAARGKELWSAPFGARSTSVVGPGAADAAVVGSTVLTADADGTRIEGRDARSGRSLWTVPFPAGSQCAPLGAGGHAYVMCVPKAQLTAGLARRATVRGVDPVSGEPGRAVTLDGPVQPLGAKGGQLVLVRQRAGEEVGVVVYDAVLRLDAARGKVTTARLPKAYGGSPLLVGDAVYFTEQSGRVSAVDAGSGRLRWARHTGVEGAAGPSAGPGALYFGSSGGRVAALAPRDGRRLWSTDPKVNGDGSLRTGPRVAFVGRVAVVSGSGNLLYAFDTAKPPKSG, from the coding sequence GTGTCGCTCCGCTCAGGGGATCCCGAGGAGATCGGTGGCTACCCGGTCGAGGCCCGCCTCGGCTCGGGCGGCATGGGCACCGTGTTCCTCGGGCGTACGGCGTCGGGGCGGCCGGTCGCGATCAAGCTGATCCACCAGCAGTTCGCGGACGACGACGAGTTCCGCATCCGGTTCCGGCAGGAGGTCGCCGCGGCGCGCCGGGTGAGCGGCGCGTTCACCGCCGCGGTCGTCGACGCCGACCCGGAGGGGCCGCACCCGTGGATGGCCACCTCGTACATAGAAGGCCCGACGCTCGCCCAGCGCATCGCGCGGCGCGGGCCGATCGGCGGCGCCGAGCTGCGCTCCCTCGCCATCGGGCTCGCCGAGGCGCTGCGCGACATCCACCGCGCCGACGTCGTCCACCGTGACCTCAAGCCGTCCAACGTGGTCCTCTCCCCGGAGGGGCCGCGCGTCATCGACTTCGGCATCTCGCGCGCGGCCGACCAGCAGACGCTGACGATGACCGGGCGTGTGATCGGTACGCCGCCCTTCATGTCGCCCGAGCAGTTGCAGAACCCGCGCGGGGTCGGTCCGTCCTCGGACGTCTTCTCGCTGGCCACGCTCCTTGTGTACGCGTCCACGGGGCAGGGGCCCTTCGACGCGGACTCCCCCTACATGACGGCCTACCAGGTCGTCCACGAGCCGCCCGCCCTCGGCGACGTACCGCACGCCCTGCGTACCGCCGTCGAGCCGTGCCTCACCAAGGACCCGGCCGCCCGGCCCTCCGTCGACGAGCTCCTCGTCCGACTGCGCGACCTGCCCGCCGACCTGGAGGTCGCCTCGGGCGGCGGGCGCACCCGGGACACCCGGACCCAGCACCATCTCTCCCGGGACACGGGCGGGGGGCGGGACACGGGCAGGGGGCACGACACCCGCGGGTCGCACGACACCTCTGGCGCCTCCTCCGGGGCCCCCTCCGGGACGGCTTCCGAGAAGGCCTCCGGCGCGGGTGCAGGCACGGACGGAGCCCACGCGGCCCCCTCCCCCGCCCTCACCCGCCCCCGTCGCCGCTGGCGCCCCGTCCTCGCCGCCGTCGCCGCCATCGCCGTCCTCGGCGTGGGCCTCGCCCTCGTCAGCCGGTCCGACGACAGCTCGGACGCCAAGCAGGACGACAAGGGCCGCAACGTGGCCGCGACGAGCCCGGCGCTGCCCGACGGCTTCCGGCCGTGGCGGCAGTCCGTACCGGCTGGGACGGCGAAGATCCCCGACGAGGTGCGGTGTCTGCCGCACGGCGACTCCGTGTACTGCGGGGGCGGCGGCTCCGTCGCCACCCGCGTCCGGGTCGCCGACGGCAAGCGGCTGTGGACCGTGGGCGGGCCGGGCGTACCGGTCCAGGACACCTCCCTCGCCGGGCTCGCGGACAGCGGCCGCACCGTCGTCGGCTACCGCTTCGCCGCCGAGGGGTCGGGGCCCGACGAGGTGGTCGCCCTGGACGCCGCGCGCGGCAAGGAGCTGTGGTCCGCGCCGTTCGGCGCCCGGTCCACGTCCGTCGTGGGCCCCGGCGCCGCGGACGCCGCGGTGGTGGGGTCGACCGTGCTGACGGCCGACGCGGACGGCACCCGGATCGAGGGCAGGGACGCCCGTTCCGGCCGGAGCCTGTGGACGGTCCCGTTCCCCGCGGGCAGCCAGTGCGCGCCGCTCGGCGCGGGCGGCCACGCGTACGTGATGTGCGTGCCGAAGGCGCAGCTCACCGCCGGCCTGGCGCGGCGGGCCACGGTCCGCGGCGTCGACCCGGTCTCGGGCGAGCCGGGGCGGGCCGTCACGCTGGACGGGCCGGTCCAGCCGCTCGGCGCGAAGGGCGGGCAGCTCGTCCTCGTACGGCAGCGGGCGGGCGAGGAGGTCGGCGTCGTCGTGTACGACGCGGTGCTGCGCCTGGACGCGGCGCGGGGCAAGGTGACGACGGCCCGGCTGCCCAAGGCGTACGGCGGATCGCCGCTGCTGGTCGGCGACGCGGTGTACTTCACGGAGCAGAGCGGCCGGGTCAGCGCGGTCGACGCCGGGTCAGGCCGGCTCCGGTGGGCCCGGCACACGGGTGTCGAGGGCGCGGCGGGGCCGAGCGCCGGGCCGGGCGCGCTGTACTTCGGTTCGAGCGGCGGCCGGGTCGCCGCGCTCGCCCCGCGCGACGGCCGCCGCCTGTGGTCCACCGACCCGAAGGTCAACGGGGACGGCAGCCTGCGCACGGGCCCCCGGGTGGCGTTCGTGGGGCGGGTGGCGGTGGTGTCGGGGTCGGGCAACCTGCTGTACGCCTTCGACACGGCGAAGCCGCCGAAGTCGGGCTGA
- a CDS encoding ABC transporter permease: MNANRTLATAARVLRQLRHDPRSIALMILVPCVMLLLLRYVFDGSPRTFDSIGASLLGVFPLITMFLVTSIATLRERTSGTLERLLAMPLAKGDLIAGYALAFGALAVIQSALATGLALWALGLDVTGSAWLLLLVALLDALLGTALGLFVSAFAASEFQAVQFMPAVIFPQLLLCGLFTPRDNMQPVLEGISNVLPMSYAVDGMNEVLRHPDITGDFIRDAAIVATCALLVLALGAATLRRRTP; the protein is encoded by the coding sequence ATGAACGCGAACCGAACCCTCGCCACCGCGGCCCGGGTCCTACGCCAACTCCGCCACGACCCCCGCTCCATCGCGCTGATGATCCTGGTCCCGTGCGTGATGCTCCTGCTCCTCCGCTACGTCTTCGACGGCAGCCCCCGCACCTTCGACTCGATCGGCGCATCACTCCTGGGCGTCTTCCCGCTGATCACGATGTTCCTGGTGACATCGATCGCGACGCTCCGCGAACGCACCTCCGGCACCCTGGAACGCCTGCTCGCCATGCCCCTGGCGAAGGGCGACCTCATCGCGGGCTACGCCCTCGCCTTCGGCGCCCTCGCCGTGATCCAGTCGGCCCTGGCCACGGGCCTGGCCCTGTGGGCCCTTGGCCTGGACGTGACGGGCTCGGCATGGCTCCTGCTCCTGGTGGCCCTCCTGGACGCCCTGCTCGGAACGGCCTTGGGCCTGTTCGTCTCGGCCTTCGCCGCCTCCGAATTCCAGGCGGTCCAGTTCATGCCGGCGGTGATCTTCCCGCAGCTGCTCCTCTGCGGCCTGTTCACACCCCGCGACAACATGCAGCCGGTCCTGGAGGGGATCTCGAACGTCCTCCCCATGTCGTACGCGGTCGACGGCATGAACGAGGTCCTGCGCCACCCCGACATCACGGGCGACTTCATCCGCGACGCGGCCATCGTCGCGACCTGCGCACTCCTGGTCCTGGCACTCGGCGCGGCAACCCTCCGCCGCCGCACCCCATGA
- a CDS encoding sugar phosphate isomerase/epimerase family protein gives MVEPVVRIPDAKVALSTASVYPESTATAFEIAARLGYDGVEVMVWTDPVSQDIEALRRLSDYHQIPVLAVHAPCLLITQRVWSTDPWVKLQRARAAAEKLDASTVVVHPPFRWQRGYAREFVEGIWRMADETDVRFAVENMYPWRYRDREMLAYAPDWDVTKDDYRHFTIDLSHTATARVDALQMVDRMGDRLGHVHLADGKGSAKDEHLVPGRGTQPCAELLERLATSGFDGHVVIEVNTRRAMSSAEREADLAEALAFTRLHLASAVKVPRS, from the coding sequence GTGGTGGAACCAGTCGTGCGCATCCCGGACGCGAAGGTCGCCCTGTCGACGGCCTCCGTGTACCCGGAGTCGACGGCGACGGCCTTCGAGATAGCGGCGCGCCTCGGGTACGACGGCGTCGAGGTCATGGTGTGGACGGACCCCGTCAGCCAGGACATCGAGGCCCTGCGCCGCCTCAGCGACTACCACCAGATCCCCGTCCTCGCGGTGCACGCCCCCTGCCTGCTGATCACCCAGCGCGTCTGGTCCACCGACCCCTGGGTGAAGCTCCAGCGCGCCCGCGCCGCCGCCGAGAAGCTGGACGCGTCGACGGTCGTCGTGCACCCGCCCTTCCGCTGGCAGCGCGGCTACGCCCGCGAGTTCGTCGAGGGCATCTGGCGCATGGCCGACGAGACGGACGTGCGGTTCGCCGTGGAGAACATGTACCCCTGGCGGTACCGCGACCGCGAGATGCTCGCGTACGCCCCCGACTGGGACGTCACCAAGGACGACTACCGCCACTTCACCATCGACCTGTCGCACACCGCGACCGCCCGCGTCGACGCCCTCCAGATGGTCGACCGCATGGGCGACCGGCTCGGCCACGTCCACCTCGCCGACGGCAAGGGTTCCGCGAAGGACGAGCACCTGGTGCCAGGACGCGGCACCCAGCCCTGCGCCGAACTCCTCGAACGCCTCGCGACCAGCGGCTTCGACGGTCACGTCGTGATCGAGGTCAACACCCGGCGGGCCATGTCGAGCGCCGAGCGCGAGGCCGACCTCGCCGAGGCGCTCGCCTTCACCCGGCTGCACCTGGCGTCGGCGGTGAAGGTGCCGCGGTCGTGA
- a CDS encoding SH3 domain-containing protein yields the protein MSSEELTVTAGAVGAAEPDGTDIAEVSAEAAAARSYPVVADVNVRSGPGTSYAKVGRVRAGSRVSISCQRPGETVTGPTGTSRIWDKIGSGRYVSDTYVRTGSNGYVAPRC from the coding sequence ATGAGCAGTGAGGAATTGACGGTGACGGCTGGGGCAGTGGGGGCTGCCGAGCCCGACGGGACCGACATCGCCGAGGTGAGCGCCGAGGCCGCAGCGGCCCGCAGCTACCCCGTCGTCGCGGACGTCAACGTCCGCTCGGGCCCGGGCACCTCGTACGCCAAGGTGGGCCGCGTCCGGGCGGGCAGCCGCGTCTCCATCAGCTGCCAGCGGCCCGGCGAGACGGTCACGGGCCCGACCGGCACGTCGAGGATATGGGACAAGATCGGCAGCGGCCGGTATGTGTCGGACACGTATGTGCGGACGGGGAGCAACGGGTACGTGGCGCCGCGCTGCTGA
- a CDS encoding class I SAM-dependent methyltransferase, which produces MATQYAEARPGYPPELFAAIEELAGRSPAGAMTVDVGAGTGIATRLLRDRGARVIAVEPGPGMGAQLRASLPDTPLVRGVGDALPLADGSADLITYAQAFHWTDPARSIPEALRVLRPGGALALWWNTPDPDVEWAAEQEARLKSLLPGYHASGVSSGAAAVIEAVAPGLAPTHRRLHWTRRIPLSLHLAHLGSRSYFASLGPDRAAPILAAERARLTGLFPDNQVEEAYALDLTVTRKPLTPH; this is translated from the coding sequence GTGGCGACCCAGTACGCGGAGGCCCGCCCCGGCTACCCGCCCGAGCTCTTCGCCGCGATCGAGGAGCTGGCGGGACGCTCCCCTGCGGGGGCCATGACGGTGGACGTGGGCGCGGGCACGGGTATCGCCACCCGACTGCTGCGGGACCGCGGGGCGCGGGTGATCGCGGTGGAGCCCGGCCCGGGCATGGGCGCGCAGCTGCGGGCGAGCCTGCCGGACACCCCCCTCGTACGCGGGGTGGGGGACGCGTTGCCCTTGGCGGACGGGTCGGCGGACCTCATCACGTACGCCCAGGCCTTCCACTGGACGGACCCGGCGAGGTCGATACCGGAGGCCCTGCGCGTGCTGCGCCCCGGCGGCGCGCTCGCGCTGTGGTGGAACACGCCGGACCCGGACGTCGAGTGGGCGGCGGAGCAGGAGGCACGCCTGAAGTCCCTGCTGCCGGGCTACCACGCGAGCGGCGTGAGCAGCGGCGCGGCGGCGGTGATCGAGGCGGTGGCCCCGGGCCTGGCCCCGACCCACCGCCGCCTGCACTGGACCCGCCGCATCCCCTTGTCCCTGCACCTGGCCCACCTGGGCAGCCGCTCGTACTTCGCGAGCCTGGGCCCGGACCGGGCGGCCCCGATCCTCGCCGCCGAACGAGCCCGCCTGACAGGCCTCTTCCCCGACAACCAGGTGGAAGAGGCCTACGCCCTGGACCTGACGGTCACACGCAAGCCCCTCACTCCCCACTAA
- a CDS encoding EamA/RhaT family transporter, with protein MSDQPRDEPRTEPSSELSSEDTAPGPRPEPIRFFGTSWVEHTDRYGLRRVGVAVGSLAAAVAGCLVLRFAYQGLEIADVGAFVNILVVIMFAVCSAIAFRRTWEGFSKRHDPQSVAQMRSLMMIGFVGSLLAYFFRTLKEAPGEKLHREEYATAREQYEKRTARRTKNPSKRKRRK; from the coding sequence GTGAGTGACCAACCGCGTGACGAACCCCGTACCGAGCCCTCGTCCGAGCTGTCGTCCGAGGACACGGCGCCGGGGCCCCGGCCCGAGCCCATCCGCTTCTTCGGCACGAGCTGGGTCGAGCACACGGACCGCTACGGCCTGCGCCGCGTCGGTGTCGCGGTCGGCTCGCTGGCGGCGGCCGTGGCGGGCTGCCTCGTGCTGCGCTTCGCGTACCAGGGCCTGGAGATCGCGGACGTGGGCGCGTTCGTGAACATCCTCGTCGTGATCATGTTCGCGGTCTGCAGCGCGATCGCGTTCCGGCGTACGTGGGAGGGCTTCTCCAAGCGCCACGACCCGCAGTCCGTGGCGCAGATGCGCAGCCTGATGATGATCGGCTTCGTCGGCTCCCTCCTCGCGTACTTCTTCCGGACGCTGAAGGAGGCCCCCGGCGAGAAGCTGCACCGGGAGGAGTACGCGACAGCGCGGGAGCAGTACGAGAAGCGGACGGCGCGCAGGACGAAGAACCCGTCGAAGCGGAAGCGCAGGAAGTAG
- a CDS encoding TetR/AcrR family transcriptional regulator, which produces MTGEAPAPAPRRRGRPSRSQTEQGPAMREVILEAAREQFSERGYEKASVRSIAKAAGVDSALVHHYFGTKEQVFAAAIEVAFAPALAAPTAVAEGSLDDVGERLARFILGVWEDPKTRTPLLAIVRSAVNNETAAAVFRRLISTQLLARIAERLDLPDAELRAELAAAQLVGTAMLRYVIQVEPLASADVEQIVARLAPVVQGHLTGP; this is translated from the coding sequence GTGACCGGCGAGGCCCCCGCCCCCGCGCCCCGGCGCCGGGGCCGCCCCTCCCGCAGCCAGACCGAGCAGGGCCCCGCCATGCGCGAGGTGATCCTGGAAGCGGCCCGCGAACAGTTCTCCGAGCGCGGGTACGAGAAGGCGTCCGTACGCTCCATCGCCAAGGCGGCGGGCGTGGACTCGGCCCTCGTGCACCACTACTTCGGCACGAAGGAGCAGGTCTTCGCCGCCGCCATCGAGGTGGCCTTCGCGCCCGCCCTCGCGGCGCCGACCGCCGTCGCCGAGGGCTCGCTCGACGACGTCGGGGAGCGCCTGGCCCGCTTCATCCTCGGCGTCTGGGAGGACCCGAAGACCCGTACGCCGCTGCTCGCGATCGTCCGCTCCGCCGTCAACAACGAAACGGCCGCCGCGGTCTTCCGCCGCCTGATCTCCACCCAGCTCCTGGCCCGCATCGCCGAGCGCCTCGACCTGCCCGACGCCGAGCTGCGCGCCGAGCTGGCGGCGGCGCAGCTGGTGGGGACGGCGATGCTGCGGTACGTCATCCAGGTCGAGCCGCTGGCGTCGGCGGACGTGGAGCAGATCGTGGCGCGGCTGGCGCCGGTGGTGCAGGGGCATCTGACCGGGCCGTAG
- the ilvD gene encoding dihydroxy-acid dehydratase, which translates to MPELRSRTVTHGRNMAGARALMRASGVPGADIGRKPVIAVANSFTEFVPGHTHLAPVGRIVSEAVREAGGIPREFNTIAVDDGIAMGHGGMLYSLPSRDLIADSVEYMVEAHCADALICISNCDKITPGMLMAALRLNIPTVFVSGGPMEAGKTTLVDGTVRKLDLINAISDAVNENVSDEDILRIEENACPTCGSCSGMFTANSMNCLTEAIGLSLPGNGSVLATHTARKALYERAGATVVELTKRYYEGDDASVLPRNIATHAAFENAMALDIAMGGSTNTILHLLAAAQEAGAGYDLSDIDAVSRRVPCLAKVAPNVAPTTTYYMEDVHRAGGIPAILGELYRGGLLNEDVHTVHSASVKEWLDAWDIRGGSASAEAVELWHAAPGCVRSAEAFSQSERWDTLDTDAANGCIRDVAHAYSQDGGLGVLKGNLAVDGCVVKTAGVDESIWTFEGPAVVCESQEEAVEKILNKQVVEGDVVVIRYEGPKGGPGMQEMLYPTSFLKGRGLGKACALVTDGRFSGGTSGLSIGHASPEAASGGTIALVEDGDRIRIDIPNRSIELLVDDAELDRRREALGGVYAPKSRERKVSQALRAYAAMATSADKGAVRDVSKLG; encoded by the coding sequence ATGCCCGAGCTGAGGTCCCGCACAGTCACCCACGGCCGCAACATGGCGGGCGCGCGCGCCCTTATGCGGGCCTCCGGGGTACCGGGCGCGGACATCGGCCGGAAGCCCGTCATCGCCGTGGCGAACTCCTTCACCGAGTTCGTGCCCGGCCACACGCACCTGGCCCCGGTCGGCCGGATCGTGAGCGAGGCCGTCCGGGAGGCGGGCGGCATCCCGCGCGAGTTCAACACGATCGCCGTGGACGACGGCATCGCGATGGGCCACGGCGGCATGCTGTACTCGCTGCCGTCCCGCGACCTGATCGCGGACTCCGTCGAGTACATGGTGGAGGCGCACTGCGCGGACGCGCTGATCTGCATCTCCAACTGCGACAAGATCACCCCCGGCATGCTGATGGCGGCCCTGCGCCTGAACATCCCGACGGTCTTCGTCTCCGGCGGCCCCATGGAGGCCGGCAAGACCACCCTGGTGGACGGCACGGTCCGCAAACTCGACCTGATCAACGCGATCAGCGACGCGGTCAACGAGAACGTCTCGGACGAGGACATCCTCCGCATCGAGGAGAACGCCTGCCCGACCTGCGGCTCCTGTTCCGGCATGTTCACCGCCAACTCCATGAACTGCCTGACGGAGGCCATCGGCCTGTCCCTGCCCGGCAACGGCTCGGTCCTCGCCACGCACACGGCCCGCAAGGCGCTGTACGAGCGCGCGGGCGCCACGGTCGTCGAACTGACCAAGCGGTACTACGAGGGGGACGACGCCTCCGTCCTGCCGCGCAACATCGCCACCCACGCGGCCTTCGAGAACGCCATGGCGCTCGACATCGCCATGGGCGGCTCCACGAACACGATCCTGCACCTCCTCGCCGCCGCCCAGGAGGCCGGGGCCGGGTACGACCTGTCCGACATCGACGCCGTCTCGCGCCGCGTCCCGTGCCTGGCGAAGGTCGCGCCGAACGTCGCGCCGACCACGACGTACTACATGGAAGACGTGCACCGCGCGGGCGGCATCCCCGCGATCCTCGGGGAGCTGTACCGCGGCGGGCTGCTCAACGAGGACGTGCACACGGTCCACTCCGCCTCCGTCAAGGAGTGGCTGGACGCCTGGGACATCCGCGGCGGCTCGGCCTCCGCCGAGGCCGTCGAGCTGTGGCACGCGGCTCCCGGCTGCGTGCGCTCCGCCGAGGCGTTCTCGCAGTCCGAGCGCTGGGACACCCTCGACACGGACGCGGCGAACGGCTGCATCCGCGACGTCGCGCACGCCTACTCCCAGGACGGCGGGCTCGGCGTCCTCAAGGGCAACCTGGCGGTCGACGGCTGTGTCGTGAAGACGGCGGGCGTCGACGAGTCGATCTGGACGTTCGAGGGCCCGGCGGTCGTCTGCGAGTCGCAGGAAGAGGCCGTCGAGAAGATCCTCAACAAGCAGGTCGTCGAGGGCGACGTCGTCGTCATCCGCTACGAGGGCCCCAAGGGCGGCCCCGGCATGCAGGAGATGCTCTACCCCACGTCCTTCCTGAAGGGCCGCGGCCTCGGCAAGGCCTGCGCGCTCGTCACCGACGGCCGCTTCTCCGGCGGCACGTCGGGCCTGTCCATCGGTCACGCGTCCCCCGAGGCGGCCTCCGGCGGCACGATCGCCCTCGTCGAGGACGGCGACCGCATCCGCATCGACATCCCGAACCGCTCGATCGAACTGCTCGTGGACGACGCCGAGCTGGACCGCAGGCGCGAGGCCCTGGGCGGCGTGTACGCCCCGAAGTCCCGCGAGCGCAAGGTCTCGCAGGCGCTGCGGGCGTACGCGGCGATGGCGACCAGCGCCGACAAGGGCGCCGTGCGGGACGTGTCGAAGCTGGGCTGA
- a CDS encoding ABC transporter ATP-binding protein, giving the protein MMNNEPPPPSPLGPSPLAPAIEAASLTATRGHRTVLRGLTFTVPRGQITGLLGPSGCGKSTLMRAIVGTQAKVTGTLNVLNHPAGTPALRSRIGYVTQDPSVYDDLTVRQNLEYFAAILSPGRGATATRRQEDVARAIAEVDLTTHADALAANLSGGQRNRVSLAVALLGAPELLVLDEPTVGLDPVLRRDLWDLFHAIATDRGTTILVSSHVMDEAERCHRLLLMREGEILADDTPEALRTRTATETVEAAFLHLVDKANEATKTSAP; this is encoded by the coding sequence ATGATGAATAACGAGCCCCCGCCCCCATCCCCACTCGGCCCCTCACCCCTCGCTCCCGCCATCGAAGCCGCCTCCCTCACCGCCACCCGAGGCCACCGAACAGTCCTGAGAGGCCTCACCTTCACCGTCCCGAGAGGCCAGATCACGGGCCTGCTGGGCCCCTCGGGCTGCGGCAAGTCCACCCTGATGCGGGCGATCGTCGGCACCCAGGCCAAGGTCACAGGCACCCTGAACGTCCTGAACCACCCGGCAGGCACCCCCGCCCTCCGCTCCCGCATCGGCTACGTGACCCAGGACCCGTCGGTCTACGACGACCTGACAGTCCGCCAGAACCTGGAGTACTTCGCCGCGATCCTGTCCCCGGGCCGCGGCGCCACGGCGACCCGTCGCCAAGAGGACGTGGCGAGGGCCATCGCCGAGGTGGACCTCACCACGCACGCGGACGCCCTGGCGGCCAACCTCTCCGGCGGCCAACGCAACCGCGTCTCCCTGGCGGTGGCCCTCCTGGGCGCCCCCGAACTCCTGGTCCTGGACGAGCCCACGGTCGGCCTGGACCCCGTCCTGCGCCGAGACCTGTGGGACCTCTTCCACGCCATCGCCACGGACAGGGGCACCACGATCCTCGTGTCGTCCCACGTCATGGACGAGGCGGAACGCTGCCACCGACTGCTCCTCATGCGCGAGGGCGAGATCCTCGCCGACGACACCCCCGAGGCCCTGCGCACCCGCACAGCGACGGAAACGGTGGAAGCGGCCTTCCTCCACCTAGTGGACAAGGCAAACGAAGCAACCAAGACAAGCGCCCCCTGA
- a CDS encoding Ppx/GppA phosphatase family protein, translating into MRLGVLDVGSNTVHLLVVDAHPGARPLPAHSHKADLRLAQLLDEAGAIGPEGVDLLVATLRDALQAAEDKGVEDLLPFATSAVREATNADDVLARVRAETGVDLQVLTGTEEARLTFLAARRWFGWSAGKLLVLDIGGGSLEIAYGIDEEPDAAASLPLGAGRLTAAWLPTDPADPADVRALRRHVRAQIARTIGEFSRFGSPDHVVATSKTFKQLARLAGAARSTEGLYVQRELKRKSLEDWVPQLAAMTTAERAELPGVSEGRAGQLLAGALVAEGVMDLFGVESVEVCPWALREGVILRRLDHLPTD; encoded by the coding sequence ATGAGACTCGGTGTCCTCGACGTGGGTTCGAACACGGTGCATCTGCTGGTGGTGGACGCCCACCCCGGCGCGCGCCCGCTGCCCGCGCACTCCCACAAGGCCGACCTGCGGCTTGCCCAACTCCTCGACGAGGCGGGCGCCATCGGCCCCGAAGGCGTCGATCTGCTCGTCGCCACGCTGCGTGACGCTCTCCAGGCCGCGGAGGACAAGGGCGTCGAAGACCTCCTCCCGTTCGCCACCTCGGCCGTGCGGGAGGCGACCAACGCCGACGACGTGCTCGCCCGCGTCCGCGCCGAGACCGGCGTCGACCTGCAGGTCCTCACGGGCACCGAGGAGGCGCGGCTGACCTTCCTCGCCGCCCGGCGCTGGTTCGGCTGGTCCGCGGGCAAGCTGCTCGTCCTCGACATCGGCGGCGGCTCCCTGGAGATCGCGTACGGCATCGACGAGGAGCCGGACGCCGCGGCCAGCCTGCCGCTCGGCGCCGGGCGCCTGACCGCGGCCTGGCTGCCCACCGACCCCGCCGACCCGGCCGACGTGCGCGCCCTGCGCCGCCACGTCCGTGCCCAGATCGCCCGCACCATCGGCGAGTTCAGCCGCTTCGGCAGCCCCGACCACGTCGTCGCGACCTCGAAGACGTTCAAGCAGCTGGCCCGGCTCGCGGGCGCCGCGCGGTCCACGGAGGGCCTCTACGTACAGCGGGAGCTGAAGCGCAAGTCCCTGGAGGACTGGGTCCCGCAGCTCGCCGCCATGACCACCGCCGAGCGGGCCGAGCTGCCCGGGGTGTCCGAGGGCAGGGCTGGACAGCTGCTCGCCGGGGCACTCGTCGCCGAGGGCGTGATGGACCTCTTCGGCGTGGAGTCCGTGGAGGTCTGCCCGTGGGCGCTGCGGGAGGGCGTGATCCTGCGCCGCCTGGACCACCTGCCGACGGACTGA